A part of Desulfobacter sp. genomic DNA contains:
- the nuoE gene encoding NADH-quinone oxidoreductase subunit NuoE codes for MEASLKSVFSEFEGRQEDLIPLLQAVQTRLGYLPKDVLLEISSFIHIPESRVFGVATFYTQFRFSPAGKTHIMACRGTACHVRGAPRILKAFSDTLGILEGEATGDLEYSLETVACIGACGLAPCAMINDRVEGKLTPKKVRGFFRRRLKNEIKV; via the coding sequence ATGGAAGCGTCATTAAAATCCGTTTTCTCGGAATTTGAAGGAAGGCAGGAGGACCTCATCCCCCTGCTCCAGGCCGTGCAGACACGGCTGGGATACCTTCCCAAGGATGTCCTGCTGGAGATTTCCAGTTTTATTCATATCCCTGAAAGCCGGGTATTCGGCGTGGCCACCTTTTATACCCAGTTCAGGTTTTCCCCTGCCGGTAAAACCCATATCATGGCCTGCCGGGGTACGGCCTGCCACGTCAGGGGGGCGCCGCGTATCCTCAAAGCCTTTTCCGATACCCTGGGCATTCTGGAAGGGGAGGCCACAGGCGATCTGGAATACTCCCTTGAAACGGTGGCCTGTATTGGCGCCTGCGGCCTGGCACCCTGCGCCATGATCAATGACCGGGTCGAGGGGAAACTCACCCCCAAAAAGGTGAGGGGGTTTTTCCGCAGGAGGCTGAAAAATGAAATCAAGGTTTAA
- the fdhF gene encoding formate dehydrogenase subunit alpha: MEKITLTIDGFQLSADPGSTILEVALGNGIYIPNLCYHEDLKPSSVCRLCLVEADGRMTTACNTQVRQGMKVKTETTVIDETRRMIVELLLVNHEMDCLECNQSTLCKLQKAANYVGVDEGRLARLRAFKGDKPVDRSNPFFDFNPNKCILCGVCVRTCDEIAAINAIDFSQRGYATRISTFDDNRFKDSRCASCGECLTRCPTGALALKERRGVSKWSKAVCPYCGVGCGLVLGIRGNRIVSVRGDRENPVNKGQLCVKGRFGLTFVNHQDRLKDPLIRKDGKLEPATWDEALDLVVEKFKGVKGDDFAVFTSAKCTNEENFAIQKFTRAVMGSNHIDHCARLUHSPTVAGLATSFGSGAMTNSINDIRNAACLFVIGSNTTAAHPIIARQMKYAVRAGAKLILASPLEMELREYAKVFLQHMPGTDVALIMGLMKVIVDQGLLDQGFIQSRCSNFDRFQASLKDFGLETVEKICRVPGEALKAAARIFAQNSPAAIFYAMGITQHTHGTDNVLALANLALLTGNVGKPSGGVNPLRGQNNVQGACDMGGLPGVFPGYQKVDLPENREKFEAAWGVSLPARPGLTHTEIVDAVLDGRIKALYIIGENPALSEADAGHTLKALERLPFLVVQDIFLTETAQKADVVLPGASFAEKEGSFTNTERRVQRFKQAITPLGRSRPDHEIICDIARRMGARGFDWDGPEAIMKEIASLVPQYGGISYGRLGKEGLQWPCPARDHPGTPFLHGKKFATPDGRGRFMPLSYKPPAELPDRDYPFILTTGRSLYHFHTDSMAGRVEGLNRMQPWERVEMNREDAAGLGFETGTRVTVASRRGEVRARVHVSNRCPPGVVSMGFHFGDCPTNMLTSRAVDPVAKIPETKVCAVKIRPA; encoded by the coding sequence ATGGAAAAAATTACCCTGACCATTGACGGATTTCAGCTCAGCGCCGATCCCGGCAGCACCATCCTTGAGGTGGCGCTGGGGAACGGAATATACATTCCCAATTTATGCTACCACGAAGATCTCAAGCCCTCTTCCGTCTGCCGCCTCTGCCTGGTGGAGGCGGACGGCCGGATGACAACGGCCTGCAACACACAGGTCCGCCAGGGCATGAAGGTTAAAACCGAAACAACTGTGATTGACGAAACCCGGCGGATGATTGTGGAACTCCTCCTTGTCAACCATGAGATGGACTGCCTTGAGTGCAACCAGAGCACCCTTTGCAAGCTGCAGAAGGCGGCCAATTACGTGGGTGTGGATGAAGGGCGCCTGGCACGCCTGAGGGCGTTCAAGGGGGATAAGCCCGTGGACCGGTCCAACCCCTTTTTTGACTTCAACCCCAACAAGTGCATCCTTTGCGGGGTCTGTGTCAGGACCTGCGATGAAATAGCAGCTATCAACGCCATTGATTTTTCCCAAAGGGGCTATGCCACAAGGATTTCCACATTTGACGACAACCGGTTCAAGGATTCCAGGTGCGCCTCCTGCGGAGAATGCCTGACCCGATGCCCCACCGGCGCCCTGGCCCTCAAGGAGCGGCGGGGTGTTTCAAAATGGTCCAAGGCTGTCTGTCCATACTGCGGCGTGGGGTGCGGCCTGGTTCTGGGCATCCGGGGCAACCGGATCGTCTCTGTCAGGGGGGACCGGGAAAATCCCGTGAACAAGGGGCAACTCTGTGTGAAGGGGCGGTTCGGACTGACCTTTGTCAACCATCAGGACCGGCTGAAGGATCCGCTGATTCGAAAAGACGGCAAACTTGAACCCGCCACATGGGACGAGGCGCTGGACCTTGTGGTTGAAAAATTCAAAGGGGTCAAAGGTGATGACTTCGCTGTATTCACCTCTGCCAAATGCACCAACGAGGAAAATTTTGCCATCCAGAAATTTACCCGGGCAGTGATGGGAAGCAACCATATCGATCACTGCGCCCGGCTGTGACATTCTCCCACTGTGGCAGGTCTTGCCACAAGCTTTGGGAGCGGTGCCATGACCAACAGCATCAATGACATCCGCAATGCCGCCTGCCTATTTGTTATCGGCAGCAATACCACGGCTGCCCACCCCATCATTGCCCGGCAGATGAAGTATGCCGTAAGGGCAGGGGCCAAACTCATACTGGCAAGCCCCCTGGAAATGGAACTGCGTGAATATGCAAAGGTATTCCTCCAGCACATGCCCGGGACGGATGTGGCGCTGATAATGGGATTGATGAAGGTGATTGTGGACCAGGGCCTTTTGGACCAAGGGTTTATCCAAAGCCGGTGCAGCAATTTTGACCGCTTTCAGGCCTCCCTCAAGGACTTCGGCCTTGAAACCGTTGAAAAAATTTGCCGGGTACCGGGAGAGGCGCTGAAAGCCGCAGCCCGGATTTTTGCCCAAAACAGCCCGGCCGCAATTTTCTATGCCATGGGCATCACCCAGCATACCCACGGCACGGACAATGTCCTGGCCCTTGCAAACCTGGCCCTGCTCACCGGAAATGTGGGAAAGCCCTCGGGCGGGGTCAATCCCCTGAGGGGGCAGAACAATGTCCAGGGGGCCTGTGACATGGGGGGGCTGCCCGGGGTTTTTCCAGGCTATCAGAAGGTGGATCTTCCTGAAAACCGGGAAAAGTTTGAGGCCGCATGGGGTGTCTCTCTGCCCGCCCGCCCGGGGCTGACCCACACCGAGATCGTTGACGCCGTCCTGGATGGACGGATCAAGGCCCTGTACATCATCGGCGAGAACCCCGCCCTCAGCGAGGCCGATGCCGGCCATACCCTGAAGGCCCTTGAAAGGCTGCCTTTTCTGGTGGTGCAGGATATTTTTCTGACCGAAACCGCCCAAAAGGCGGACGTGGTACTTCCCGGGGCCTCCTTTGCCGAAAAGGAGGGCAGTTTTACCAATACGGAGCGGCGGGTTCAACGGTTTAAGCAGGCCATCACCCCCCTTGGGCGGTCCCGGCCCGACCATGAGATCATCTGCGATATTGCAAGGCGGATGGGGGCCAGGGGATTTGACTGGGACGGTCCCGAAGCCATTATGAAGGAGATTGCCTCCCTTGTTCCCCAGTATGGCGGAATCTCCTATGGGCGCCTGGGGAAAGAGGGGCTGCAATGGCCCTGCCCGGCCAGGGATCACCCGGGAACCCCCTTCCTCCACGGGAAAAAATTTGCAACCCCGGACGGACGGGGCAGATTCATGCCCCTCTCCTACAAGCCCCCGGCAGAACTGCCGGACCGGGATTATCCCTTCATTCTGACCACCGGCAGAAGCCTCTACCACTTCCATACTGATTCCATGGCCGGACGGGTGGAAGGGCTGAACAGGATGCAGCCCTGGGAGCGGGTCGAAATGAACCGTGAAGATGCCGCAGGGCTCGGCTTTGAAACCGGAACAAGGGTGACAGTGGCTTCACGGAGGGGAGAGGTTAGGGCCAGGGTCCATGTAAGTAACCGCTGTCCACCGGGGGTGGTCAGCATGGGGTTTCACTTCGGCGATTGCCCCACCAACATGCTGACCAGCCGGGCCGTGGATCCCGTGGCAAAGATCCCGGAGACAAAGGTCTGCGCCGTCAAGATCAGGCCGGCGTGA
- the nuoF gene encoding NADH-quinone oxidoreductase subunit NuoF has translation MVSRARLEWETLQSGQPPVIRVGTATCGRSAGAFKTLTALRSAAGNLGLDCRIMEVGCLGLCYAEPVVSIAAAFRPQVLYGWVDESRALEIMEKDLVKGEPVEEYALGTLGRGRVKQIPRLSQTDVFKHQVRRILKRCGMIDPACLSHYLANNGYSGLKKAVDMGWEEIIEAVTASGLRGRGGAGFATGVKWGFCRKAEGEPKYLICNADEGDPGAFMNRSLLEGDPHALIEGMVIAGKGIGASRGFIYCRAEYPLALERLETAIKQARRAGFLGADIMGSGFDFDITIKKGAGAFVCGEETALIASIEGRRGMPRPRPPFPAVSGLWGKPTIINNVETLASVALILQQGAKWYADFGSEKSKGTKTFALVGEVKRPGLVEVPLGITIREMIFDIGGGVRGDKEFKAVQTGGPSGGCIPARLQDTPVDYDSLTAVGSIMGSGGMVVMNTDSCMVDVAKYFLEFTQKESCGGCVPCRLGTKQMLDILEDITEGKGSIEDLDILEELCRAVKGSALCGLGQTAPNPVLSTIRYFKSEYLAHIVEKKCPARVCRALISYFIDPEACAGCGSCIKSCPAGAVSGRKKKVHVIDQSKCIRCGACMEKCPARFHAVQCIPGKIF, from the coding sequence ATGGTCAGCCGGGCCCGCCTTGAGTGGGAAACCCTTCAATCCGGCCAACCGCCGGTGATACGGGTGGGTACAGCCACATGCGGCCGGTCAGCCGGGGCTTTCAAAACCTTGACGGCCCTGAGGTCCGCGGCAGGCAACCTGGGGCTGGACTGCCGGATCATGGAAGTGGGGTGCCTGGGGCTTTGTTATGCCGAGCCTGTGGTTTCTATTGCGGCGGCCTTCAGGCCCCAGGTGCTTTACGGGTGGGTGGATGAAAGCCGGGCCCTGGAAATTATGGAAAAGGACCTGGTTAAGGGGGAGCCTGTTGAGGAATATGCCTTGGGGACCCTGGGCAGGGGAAGGGTGAAGCAGATCCCGCGCCTTTCCCAGACAGATGTCTTTAAACACCAGGTTCGGAGAATTCTGAAACGGTGCGGCATGATCGATCCGGCATGCCTCAGCCATTACCTGGCCAACAATGGGTATTCGGGGCTTAAAAAGGCTGTGGACATGGGCTGGGAGGAGATCATTGAGGCCGTCACGGCTTCGGGTCTGAGGGGGCGGGGTGGTGCAGGATTCGCCACCGGAGTCAAGTGGGGCTTCTGCCGAAAGGCAGAAGGGGAACCCAAATATCTCATCTGCAACGCCGATGAAGGAGACCCCGGCGCTTTCATGAACCGGTCCCTTCTGGAAGGGGACCCCCATGCCCTGATCGAAGGCATGGTGATTGCCGGCAAAGGCATTGGCGCATCCCGCGGGTTCATTTACTGCCGTGCGGAATATCCCCTGGCCCTGGAGCGGCTGGAAACCGCCATTAAACAGGCCCGGAGGGCCGGTTTTCTCGGGGCAGACATCATGGGTTCCGGATTTGATTTTGACATTACCATCAAAAAGGGGGCCGGGGCATTTGTCTGCGGCGAGGAGACGGCTTTGATCGCCTCCATTGAAGGCCGGCGCGGCATGCCGCGGCCAAGGCCGCCGTTCCCGGCGGTCTCCGGTCTCTGGGGCAAACCCACCATCATTAACAATGTGGAAACCCTGGCCTCGGTGGCCCTGATTCTCCAGCAGGGAGCAAAATGGTATGCGGATTTCGGATCCGAAAAGAGCAAAGGGACCAAGACCTTTGCCCTGGTGGGGGAGGTTAAGCGTCCCGGACTCGTGGAGGTGCCCCTGGGGATTACCATCCGTGAAATGATCTTTGACATCGGCGGCGGGGTCCGGGGGGACAAGGAATTCAAGGCGGTCCAGACCGGCGGCCCATCAGGGGGGTGCATCCCGGCCAGGCTCCAGGATACCCCGGTTGATTACGATTCCCTGACCGCAGTGGGCAGCATCATGGGCTCCGGGGGCATGGTGGTGATGAATACGGATTCCTGCATGGTGGATGTGGCAAAGTATTTTCTGGAGTTTACCCAGAAAGAGTCCTGCGGCGGCTGCGTTCCCTGCCGCCTGGGAACCAAGCAGATGTTGGATATCCTGGAGGATATAACAGAGGGAAAAGGGAGCATCGAAGATCTGGATATCCTGGAAGAGCTTTGCAGGGCCGTCAAGGGAAGCGCCTTGTGCGGCCTGGGGCAGACCGCGCCCAATCCCGTATTATCAACCATCCGGTATTTCAAGTCCGAATACCTGGCCCATATCGTTGAAAAAAAGTGTCCGGCCCGGGTCTGCCGGGCCCTGATTTCCTATTTCATTGATCCGGAAGCCTGTGCCGGCTGCGGCAGCTGTATCAAATCCTGCCCGGCAGGCGCAGTCTCGGGCCGGAAGAAAAAGGTCCATGTAATCGATCAGTCAAAATGTATCCGGTGCGGTGCCTGTATGGAAAAATGCCCGGCCAGATTCCATGCAGTGCAATGCATTCCAGGGAAGATTTTTTAA